A single window of Paenibacillus sp. FSL H8-0537 DNA harbors:
- a CDS encoding GHKL domain-containing protein, translating into MIQDNLFIVLSIALVMCVQVSFFFDSVFGKSTRKPHRLLYFIVFIVLDSLYLFFYISPVVSSALALLVIFSLAQAYQVELKAKIIFTILYGVLMTIVNPISLYIFYTLDSFEFSSFNSSNDQDQLAYTKATLLTCIIMFAVIQMIRLFAKHRSFSLHYRYYLLIMSIPVISLYQLNVLTSYSEKNIHYFISVLGFLFINVMIIYIFDMIIEKFQFMHENAQLQQQMDYQDANYEKTVHSFKSIKRIIHDTNQQFLYIEECIKRNELAAAMAHIKTTLNKVEDAYQRVNTGNLVIDALVTNTLTIGQANGIRIDTKLNLNAQEVTIDRYDLCVVLGNMLDNAIEASKQVRIAEDRFILIHIHANESALFIHILNDMETEAASLHSQKPNPEYHGIGLTNIARICDKYGGHMTIETKPKRFHNMVMLPF; encoded by the coding sequence ATGATTCAAGATAACCTGTTTATTGTATTAAGCATTGCTCTTGTGATGTGCGTCCAAGTCTCTTTTTTCTTCGACTCGGTTTTTGGCAAGTCTACCAGGAAGCCTCATCGCCTCCTTTATTTCATTGTGTTTATCGTGCTGGATTCTCTGTATTTATTTTTTTATATCTCGCCTGTCGTATCCTCGGCTTTAGCGCTGCTTGTCATCTTTAGCTTGGCCCAAGCTTACCAAGTCGAGTTAAAAGCCAAAATCATTTTCACAATCCTTTATGGCGTGTTAATGACCATCGTCAATCCAATCTCGCTTTATATTTTTTATACGCTGGATTCCTTCGAATTTAGCAGCTTTAATAGCAGCAATGATCAGGATCAGCTCGCTTACACGAAAGCTACTCTACTCACCTGCATCATCATGTTTGCCGTCATTCAAATGATTCGGCTATTCGCCAAGCACCGAAGCTTCTCCTTGCATTATCGCTACTATTTACTCATTATGAGCATCCCTGTAATCAGCCTATACCAGCTTAATGTGCTGACGAGCTATAGTGAAAAGAACATTCATTATTTCATATCGGTCCTCGGATTTCTTTTCATCAATGTGATGATCATTTATATTTTTGATATGATTATTGAGAAGTTTCAATTTATGCATGAGAATGCCCAATTGCAGCAGCAGATGGACTATCAGGATGCCAATTACGAAAAAACCGTTCATAGCTTCAAATCGATTAAAAGGATCATTCATGATACGAACCAGCAGTTTTTGTACATTGAGGAATGTATTAAACGAAATGAGCTGGCGGCAGCGATGGCGCATATTAAGACAACGTTAAACAAAGTCGAAGACGCCTATCAGCGGGTAAATACCGGGAATCTCGTCATCGATGCACTTGTTACGAATACGCTGACGATTGGCCAGGCGAATGGCATACGAATCGATACGAAGCTTAATCTGAATGCCCAAGAAGTAACGATTGACCGGTATGACCTCTGTGTTGTCCTTGGAAATATGCTGGATAATGCAATCGAAGCTTCAAAACAGGTGCGAATCGCCGAGGATCGCTTCATTCTCATTCACATCCATGCCAATGAATCCGCGCTGTTCATCCATATCCTTAATGATATGGAAACGGAGGCCGCCTCGCTGCACAGCCAGAAGCCGAACCCGGAATACCATGGCATTGGCTTAACCAACATCGCAAGAATATGCGATAAATATGGGGGTCATATGACGATTGAGACGAAGCCGAAGCGATTTCATAATATGGTTATGCTGCCCTTTTGA
- a CDS encoding LytTR family DNA-binding domain-containing protein, with the protein MYRVAICEDEEQQRELVRSMLIALSIKSNIEFEIVLFSSGEQLLSHYEREETPFHILILDIEMNGLNGIQTARKIRGLNRLDEQIVFLTSYPEYMVESFDVMTFQYLLKPVAPAILEEKIMKLCQYFQALHKKFLVIKSAYDEVVLKYDDIIGIEAAKSLSVKSKLNFMTTHGTYESKGILADYASALKDSNFLQIHRSIIINLLHVKKFASGVVLMSNGMELPIGRSKIKEVKDFYTKFMIMRVNEYDSR; encoded by the coding sequence ATGTATAGAGTAGCGATTTGTGAGGACGAGGAGCAGCAGAGAGAGCTCGTCAGAAGCATGCTGATTGCTTTGTCGATCAAGTCCAATATCGAATTTGAAATCGTATTATTCAGCTCGGGAGAGCAGCTCCTGTCTCATTATGAGCGGGAAGAAACGCCCTTCCATATTTTAATTCTGGATATTGAAATGAATGGACTGAACGGCATTCAAACCGCTCGGAAAATAAGAGGGCTCAATCGCCTTGATGAGCAAATTGTCTTTCTGACAAGCTACCCGGAATATATGGTCGAAAGCTTTGACGTCATGACCTTTCAATATTTATTGAAGCCGGTAGCCCCTGCGATCCTTGAGGAAAAAATAATGAAGCTATGCCAATACTTTCAAGCGCTTCACAAAAAATTTCTGGTCATCAAGTCAGCCTATGATGAGGTCGTTTTAAAATATGATGATATCATTGGCATCGAGGCTGCCAAAAGCTTAAGCGTAAAGAGCAAGCTGAATTTTATGACCACACATGGTACTTATGAAAGCAAAGGCATTCTTGCCGATTATGCTTCAGCCTTGAAGGACAGCAACTTCTTGCAAATCCATCGATCCATTATTATTAATCTGCTCCATGTGAAGAAGTTTGCGAGCGGGGTTGTTCTCATGTCCAACGGTATGGAGCTGCCGATCGGACGTTCTAAAATTAAAGAAGTGAAGGATTTTTATACGAAATTTATGATCATGAGGGTTAATGAATATGATTCAAGATAA
- a CDS encoding response regulator transcription factor, which yields MAATILMVDDEKEILKLIEIYLLNEGYQLLQASNGLEALELLSKNSVDLIILDVMMPKMDGLEACMKIREDHNIPIIMLSAKTQDIDKIAGLSIGADEYVSKPFSPLVLVARIKSHLRRYNRLSAQKLEPSSDQQIVIDDLVINIDAHTVTVDRQEVKLTPREFAVLELLAINRGIVLSTERIYEVAWNEPFMESKNTVMVHIRKIREKIEKDPQHPKFIKTVWGIGYKMEAL from the coding sequence ATGGCTGCAACGATATTAATGGTTGATGATGAAAAAGAAATATTGAAGCTGATTGAGATCTATTTGCTGAATGAAGGCTATCAGCTGCTGCAGGCGTCGAACGGATTGGAGGCGCTTGAGCTGCTAAGCAAAAATAGTGTTGATCTCATCATTCTTGATGTGATGATGCCGAAGATGGACGGGCTGGAAGCGTGCATGAAAATTCGAGAGGATCATAACATCCCGATTATTATGTTATCAGCGAAGACGCAGGATATCGATAAAATTGCCGGTCTTAGCATCGGGGCCGACGAATATGTGTCCAAGCCGTTCAGTCCGCTTGTGCTCGTTGCACGTATTAAGTCCCATTTGCGCCGCTATAATCGGTTGAGTGCTCAAAAGTTGGAGCCGAGCAGCGACCAGCAAATTGTAATCGATGATCTGGTCATTAATATTGATGCCCACACCGTTACCGTTGATCGGCAAGAGGTAAAGCTGACGCCGCGTGAATTCGCCGTGCTGGAGCTGTTAGCTATTAATCGGGGAATCGTTCTGAGTACGGAGCGAATTTACGAGGTAGCTTGGAATGAGCCGTTCATGGAATCGAAAAATACGGTCATGGTGCATATTCGGAAAATTCGCGAGAAGATTGAGAAGGACCCCCAGCATCCTAAGTTTATTAAAACGGTATGGGGCATCGGCTACAAAATGGAGGCGCTATGA
- a CDS encoding MFS domain-containing histidine kinase: MNSEQMKRLIFTTLGSFVITLIGLFVAYGLSANLLMNFGPFRETVRGLQNIVGTLPLVIFAALLLFSLCLIFFYSRETNAAKASYLGSIAAFGTGSWLFRTIRWKLVFGFIISLVISFILFVLLYFMVVLLADIAPIGELIRGIVRTIGRLPLIIATCFFLFLAVFFLISNQTIRYLKEITFGVQQIANGNLSYEIAVKSSDELGEVAYNINQMGHKLNMLMEEERRAEKTKNDLITGVSHDLRTPLTSILGFLELIENDRYKDEVELRYYIGIAYEKSLSLKKLIDDLFEFTRVNNGMPLEKLELDLNGFIQQLLEEFVPNLEAAGMKGRVFPYAAPLKIKADGDRLVRAFENLVMNAIQYGQDGGYVDVRLRQKHGYAVVEVVNYGEAIPEKYLPYLFERFYRGDQSRSQQTGGTGLGLSIAKSIVELHDGTIAVKSRRGETVFETRFPLY; encoded by the coding sequence ATGAACAGTGAGCAAATGAAACGCCTTATCTTTACTACACTGGGCAGCTTCGTCATTACGTTAATCGGATTGTTTGTCGCCTATGGGCTCTCGGCTAATTTGCTCATGAATTTTGGGCCCTTCCGCGAAACCGTAAGAGGGCTGCAAAATATAGTAGGGACCTTACCGCTTGTTATATTTGCGGCTTTGCTTTTGTTTAGCCTCTGTTTAATCTTCTTCTACAGTCGGGAGACGAATGCGGCAAAGGCTAGTTATCTTGGAAGCATTGCAGCATTCGGAACGGGAAGCTGGCTGTTTCGAACGATTCGCTGGAAGCTCGTATTCGGGTTTATAATAAGCCTCGTGATCAGCTTTATTTTATTTGTTTTACTATATTTTATGGTCGTATTGCTTGCAGATATAGCACCGATAGGAGAGCTTATACGCGGCATTGTTAGAACGATAGGGCGTTTGCCGCTTATTATCGCTACCTGCTTTTTTCTCTTCTTGGCCGTATTTTTCCTGATCAGCAATCAAACCATTCGGTATTTAAAGGAAATCACATTCGGTGTCCAGCAGATTGCGAATGGGAATCTGAGCTACGAGATTGCGGTGAAATCCTCGGATGAATTGGGGGAAGTGGCTTATAATATCAATCAAATGGGCCACAAGCTGAACATGTTAATGGAAGAGGAGCGCAGGGCGGAGAAGACGAAAAATGATTTAATTACAGGCGTATCTCATGATCTGCGCACACCCTTGACCTCCATTCTCGGCTTTCTGGAGCTGATTGAAAATGATCGATATAAAGATGAGGTGGAGCTTCGTTATTACATTGGCATTGCTTACGAAAAGTCGTTAAGCTTGAAAAAGCTAATTGATGATTTATTCGAATTTACGCGAGTCAATAACGGCATGCCTTTGGAAAAGCTCGAATTAGATTTGAACGGTTTTATCCAGCAGCTGCTAGAGGAGTTCGTTCCGAATTTGGAAGCAGCGGGGATGAAAGGGCGTGTCTTCCCGTACGCTGCTCCGCTCAAAATTAAGGCCGATGGCGACCGGCTGGTCAGAGCGTTTGAAAATCTGGTCATGAATGCGATTCAATACGGACAGGATGGCGGATATGTCGATGTCCGTTTGCGGCAGAAGCACGGTTATGCTGTAGTGGAGGTCGTCAATTATGGCGAGGCGATTCCGGAAAAATATTTGCCTTATTTATTTGAACGCTTCTATCGTGGAGACCAATCCAGATCACAGCAGACTGGCGGGACGGGACTTGGACTTTCGATTGCGAAGAGCATAGTGGAGCTGCATGATGGAACAATTGCGGTGAAAAGCCGGCGAGGCGAGACGGTATTTGAAACGCGATTCCCTTTGTATTAA
- the vanG gene encoding D-alanine--D-serine ligase VanG, whose translation MSKIRVGVLFGGCSTEYEVSLSSAAAVLEHLNQEKYEVIMIGITRDGRWYRYNGDIKDIREDRWSGQTAKCIPALLSPSKETKGLMELIHTEFHITALDVVFPVLHGKNGEDGTVQGLLELAGLPFVGCGTLSSAICMDKAVAKNVVQAAGLEVPPSITILAGDSIAEAVEATAKLGFPLYVKPSRSGSSIGITKAYTEQELISGIEDAFTHDEKIVIEQHVNGFEVGCAILGDALQPIIGEIDEIALTGEFFDHEEKYSLGTATIHLPARIHQNIADNVKEMALRIYKVLGCKGLARVDLFYTSDGRLLFNEVNTLPGFTAHSRYPNMMKHVGIDFPELLDRLIELETAKVAL comes from the coding sequence ATGAGTAAAATACGAGTGGGCGTATTGTTCGGCGGCTGTTCTACGGAATATGAGGTGTCGTTATCCTCAGCGGCTGCTGTGTTGGAGCATTTGAATCAAGAAAAATATGAGGTCATCATGATCGGTATTACGAGAGACGGACGCTGGTATAGATATAATGGTGACATAAAGGATATTCGTGAGGATCGCTGGAGCGGCCAGACCGCCAAGTGCATCCCGGCCCTTCTTTCACCAAGTAAAGAAACGAAAGGGCTGATGGAGCTTATTCATACGGAATTTCACATCACAGCTTTAGATGTCGTATTCCCGGTTTTGCATGGTAAAAATGGCGAGGATGGCACCGTGCAGGGGCTGCTGGAGCTTGCGGGTTTGCCATTCGTAGGCTGCGGCACATTGTCCTCTGCCATCTGTATGGATAAAGCGGTGGCCAAAAATGTAGTCCAAGCTGCTGGGCTGGAGGTTCCGCCTTCGATTACCATCTTGGCTGGCGATTCCATTGCCGAAGCGGTGGAGGCGACTGCGAAGCTGGGCTTCCCGCTTTATGTGAAGCCCTCCAGATCGGGCTCCTCTATTGGGATAACGAAAGCTTATACGGAGCAAGAGCTGATAAGCGGCATCGAAGATGCCTTTACCCATGATGAGAAAATCGTAATCGAGCAGCATGTGAATGGCTTTGAGGTGGGCTGTGCTATACTTGGCGATGCCCTGCAGCCAATAATCGGCGAAATCGATGAAATTGCACTGACGGGCGAGTTTTTTGACCATGAAGAAAAGTATTCGCTTGGTACAGCGACTATTCATCTGCCTGCCCGCATCCATCAGAATATTGCGGACAATGTGAAGGAAATGGCGCTGCGGATTTACAAAGTGCTGGGCTGCAAAGGGCTCGCAAGAGTTGATTTATTTTATACGAGCGATGGGCGGCTTTTATTTAATGAAGTCAACACACTGCCTGGCTTCACGGCGCACAGCAGGTACCCGAATATGATGAAGCATGTGGGCATTGACTTCCCTGAGTTGCTTGACCGTCTCATTGAGCTGGAGACAGCAAAGGTGGCATTATGA
- a CDS encoding D-alanyl-D-alanine carboxypeptidase family protein: MMEVISINRKPSEWKHERQLDRQHESRIQVSRDDVHKGSLILVNQENPVKQIVPSLRSLPAGIRQASHVEEQRIMLDKMCIQPLSALLEACQGEDDIAAVSGYRSREAQAKIYAASLEESGAAFTARYVAIPGASEHQTGLAVDVGLCKGDIDYIRPSFPDDGASRRFKALAAEYGFIQRYQESKEGITGIACEPWHYRYVGYPHSMLMKQLDLCLEEYTAYIQSFSYHNEHLYVEAPSAFAQIYYVEAEEKVTTLPIISGDSYQLSGNNQDGFVVTVFHRKGDGSCE; this comes from the coding sequence ATGATGGAAGTCATAAGCATAAACCGCAAGCCCAGTGAGTGGAAGCATGAAAGGCAGTTGGATAGACAGCATGAAAGCCGTATTCAGGTGAGCAGAGACGACGTGCATAAAGGCAGCTTAATTCTAGTGAATCAGGAAAATCCGGTGAAACAGATTGTGCCCAGCCTCAGATCGTTGCCTGCAGGTATACGTCAGGCCAGCCATGTGGAGGAGCAGCGGATCATGCTGGATAAAATGTGCATTCAGCCATTGTCTGCGCTCTTGGAGGCGTGCCAGGGGGAGGACGATATTGCCGCAGTTAGCGGTTACCGTTCAAGAGAAGCGCAAGCAAAGATATATGCGGCTTCGCTAGAGGAGAGTGGGGCTGCTTTTACAGCAAGATATGTGGCCATTCCGGGTGCAAGCGAGCACCAAACAGGGCTTGCTGTAGACGTAGGGCTGTGCAAGGGCGATATCGATTATATACGTCCATCGTTCCCTGATGATGGCGCCAGCCGCAGATTCAAAGCGCTTGCGGCAGAGTACGGTTTTATCCAAAGATATCAGGAAAGCAAGGAAGGGATTACGGGCATCGCTTGCGAGCCGTGGCATTATCGTTACGTGGGCTATCCGCATTCCATGCTTATGAAGCAGCTAGATTTGTGCTTGGAGGAGTACACGGCGTATATTCAGAGCTTCTCCTATCACAATGAGCATCTTTATGTGGAGGCGCCATCGGCCTTCGCCCAAATCTATTATGTGGAAGCGGAGGAGAAGGTAACAACGCTGCCTATTATAAGTGGAGATAGCTATCAACTATCCGGCAATAATCAGGACGGTTTTGTAGTGACGGTATTTCATCGGAAAGGCGATGGGAGCTGTGAGTAA
- the vanT gene encoding serine racemase VanT catalytic subunit, which produces MSKFGYGGVDYFKLAAATRKPAMHRAWAEINLDHLEHNLKQFKKITRAGTQIMAVVKADAYGHGSVPISRRLNEAGVRSFAVAEIDEGIALRKKGIKGDILILGYTPLHRLQELCRYQLAQTVINADDAERLQAFGKKIKVHIKINTGMNRLGEHYNDMERIRSMYKHKNLQVMGTFSHLTSAESHRKEDVDFTRLQLERFDSVVDQLTAEGIEPGITHIQSSYGILNYPEQRYGIVRPGIALYGILSQDNDHVHANVELRPVLALKATVTLVKGIHAGEPVGYNGCYTPSRDSKIATVSIGYADGIPRELSQNGGCVLIHGQRALIVGKICMDQLMVDVTAIAEVRQGDTATLIGQDGNESITAGEIAQRVGTITNEVVSALGSRVENVYLTHAAEAVRARACAQIQGKTKLLY; this is translated from the coding sequence GTGAGTAAATTTGGCTATGGCGGTGTGGACTATTTTAAGCTAGCTGCCGCGACTCGGAAACCCGCCATGCATCGAGCATGGGCAGAAATAAATCTGGACCATTTAGAGCATAATCTCAAGCAATTTAAAAAGATTACACGAGCAGGCACCCAAATAATGGCGGTCGTCAAAGCAGATGCATACGGTCATGGGAGCGTCCCGATCTCAAGGAGGCTTAATGAGGCGGGCGTTCGTTCCTTCGCCGTTGCAGAGATTGATGAGGGCATAGCCTTGCGTAAAAAAGGGATCAAAGGCGATATCCTTATTCTAGGCTATACACCGTTACATCGACTTCAGGAGCTGTGCCGCTACCAGCTTGCACAGACCGTTATTAATGCAGATGATGCGGAGCGGCTTCAAGCGTTTGGTAAAAAGATCAAGGTGCATATTAAAATCAATACGGGCATGAATCGACTAGGTGAACATTACAATGACATGGAGCGTATACGTTCGATGTATAAGCATAAAAATTTGCAGGTTATGGGCACATTCAGCCATCTCACGTCTGCGGAAAGCCATCGTAAGGAGGATGTGGATTTTACGAGGCTTCAGCTAGAGCGATTCGACAGCGTGGTCGATCAGCTTACCGCCGAAGGCATCGAGCCCGGGATAACCCATATCCAGAGCAGCTATGGTATTTTAAATTATCCGGAACAGCGTTATGGAATCGTAAGGCCGGGCATCGCCCTATATGGCATATTGAGCCAGGATAACGACCATGTGCATGCTAACGTCGAGCTGCGTCCGGTGTTAGCACTGAAAGCGACCGTCACGTTGGTAAAGGGCATTCATGCAGGCGAGCCCGTCGGGTACAATGGCTGCTACACGCCTTCACGAGATAGCAAAATTGCAACGGTATCGATTGGCTATGCAGACGGCATTCCACGCGAGCTGTCCCAAAATGGAGGCTGCGTACTCATACACGGCCAGCGGGCTTTAATAGTAGGGAAGATCTGTATGGATCAGCTGATGGTTGATGTTACGGCAATTGCTGAGGTTCGTCAAGGAGATACGGCGACCCTGATCGGACAAGATGGCAATGAGAGCATTACAGCCGGAGAAATCGCCCAGCGAGTAGGAACGATTACGAATGAAGTAGTTAGCGCACTCGGCAGCAGAGTTGAAAATGTATATCTTACTCATGCAGCAGAAGCGGTAAGGGCTAGAGCATGCGCGCAAATACAGGGAAAAACAAAGCTGCTTTATTAG
- a CDS encoding NdvB protein translates to MIRATDNNEYYELTSPTSLPKASGFLWNEKMMIHMNCRGYAVAQFMQPEPAKYSYAPNLEAKTFMQPEQPYYAHHPGRFVYIKDEESGEIFSAPYEPVRKLADSYTFAVGKHDIRWTIESDELSIEMSLRLPKADALELWRMKVTNRSQKQRKISIYPYFTVGYMSWMNQSGAYVENLQGIVCSAVTPYQKYQDYSKIKTYRDKTFLLADHKPAAWEVNHESFEGEGGLHSPSALQGETLSGGDARYETPVCALQYRLELEAGAEQDYRFIFGPAFDEAEIEKFRQHYFVKRNAAGQDGFTAAEQEYAAYVAEGQGNIQIQTPDAGLDNFVNHWLPRQMYYHGKTNRLTTDPQTRNYLQDNMGMSYIQPQIARDAFLTALSQQHASGAMPDGIILHPDAELKYINQVPHTDHCVWLPVCMSTYLDETNDYSILEEQVAFSDDARAASVLEHMNRAMKWLMHDRDERGLNYINQGDWCDPMNMVGYKGKGVSGWLTIATAYAFKVWADICEQGGHAAIAAEFRQAADTTNAVANEYLWDGDWYARGITDDNVVFGISEDQEGRIFINPQGWALMSGAADADKQERLIRSVQEQLETPYGVEKLAPSFTAMREDVGRVTQKHPGSAENGAVYNHAAAFYIYALYLVGEKENAYRLLRKMIPGPDSEDILRRGQLPVFIPNYYRGAYKQFPRTAGRSSHLFNTGTVPWVYRCLIDGLFGLQGHAQGLQVRPQLPADWNEASVTRLFRGAKLQVSMKRDASVNGVEVYVNGDLIEGDVIKDVQAGAKYEVLVKLPL, encoded by the coding sequence ATGATTAGAGCAACGGATAACAATGAATATTATGAGCTGACCAGTCCGACAAGCCTTCCTAAGGCATCGGGATTTCTCTGGAATGAAAAAATGATGATTCATATGAATTGCCGCGGTTACGCTGTCGCCCAATTTATGCAGCCCGAGCCGGCGAAATATTCGTATGCCCCGAATTTGGAAGCGAAAACGTTTATGCAGCCGGAGCAGCCGTATTATGCTCATCACCCTGGACGTTTTGTTTATATTAAAGATGAAGAGAGCGGAGAGATTTTCTCTGCTCCCTATGAGCCGGTACGGAAATTAGCGGATAGCTATACGTTTGCAGTGGGCAAGCACGATATTCGCTGGACCATTGAAAGCGATGAGCTTTCCATTGAGATGAGCCTGCGCCTGCCTAAAGCCGATGCCTTGGAGCTATGGCGCATGAAGGTCACCAATCGGTCGCAAAAGCAACGCAAAATCAGCATCTACCCTTATTTTACGGTAGGCTATATGTCGTGGATGAATCAATCCGGTGCTTACGTAGAGAACCTGCAAGGCATTGTCTGCTCAGCGGTCACGCCGTACCAGAAGTATCAGGATTATAGTAAAATAAAAACCTACAGAGACAAGACGTTTTTGCTTGCTGATCACAAGCCTGCTGCTTGGGAAGTGAATCATGAAAGCTTTGAAGGCGAAGGCGGACTGCACTCGCCATCCGCGCTTCAAGGGGAAACCCTTTCGGGCGGAGATGCGCGTTATGAAACGCCAGTGTGCGCGCTTCAATACAGATTGGAGCTGGAAGCAGGGGCTGAGCAGGATTACCGCTTTATTTTTGGTCCGGCTTTTGATGAAGCGGAGATTGAAAAATTCCGCCAGCATTATTTTGTAAAGCGCAATGCCGCAGGGCAGGATGGATTCACCGCCGCTGAACAGGAGTATGCAGCCTATGTCGCCGAAGGACAAGGCAATATTCAAATTCAGACACCGGATGCCGGATTGGACAACTTCGTCAATCACTGGCTGCCGCGTCAAATGTATTATCACGGCAAAACGAACCGTCTGACGACAGATCCACAGACACGCAATTATTTGCAGGATAATATGGGCATGAGCTATATTCAGCCGCAAATTGCCAGAGACGCCTTCTTGACGGCGCTGTCGCAGCAGCATGCAAGCGGAGCGATGCCGGACGGCATTATTTTGCACCCGGATGCTGAGCTTAAATATATTAACCAGGTGCCTCATACGGACCACTGCGTCTGGCTGCCCGTATGTATGAGCACTTATCTGGATGAAACGAATGATTACAGCATTTTGGAGGAGCAGGTTGCTTTCTCAGACGATGCAAGGGCGGCATCGGTGCTGGAGCATATGAACCGCGCTATGAAGTGGCTCATGCATGACCGGGATGAGCGCGGCCTCAACTACATCAATCAAGGAGATTGGTGTGACCCGATGAACATGGTCGGCTATAAAGGCAAAGGCGTGTCGGGGTGGCTTACGATTGCGACCGCTTATGCGTTCAAAGTATGGGCCGACATTTGTGAGCAGGGCGGACATGCCGCCATTGCCGCAGAGTTCAGGCAAGCAGCTGATACGACCAACGCTGTAGCAAATGAGTATTTGTGGGATGGCGATTGGTACGCCCGCGGCATTACAGATGACAATGTCGTGTTTGGGATCAGCGAAGATCAGGAAGGCCGGATTTTTATTAATCCTCAAGGCTGGGCCTTGATGAGCGGAGCTGCTGATGCGGATAAGCAGGAGCGATTGATTCGGTCGGTTCAGGAACAGCTGGAGACGCCTTACGGCGTGGAGAAGCTGGCACCGTCCTTTACCGCGATGCGGGAAGATGTAGGCCGGGTTACGCAGAAGCATCCGGGCAGTGCCGAGAACGGCGCGGTGTATAACCATGCCGCTGCTTTTTACATCTACGCTTTGTATTTGGTGGGGGAGAAAGAGAATGCTTACCGACTGCTGCGAAAAATGATTCCTGGACCCGATTCCGAGGACATCCTCAGACGGGGCCAGCTGCCTGTCTTCATTCCGAATTATTATCGCGGTGCGTATAAACAGTTTCCGCGGACGGCAGGGCGCTCCAGCCATCTGTTCAATACCGGGACGGTTCCGTGGGTATATCGCTGCTTGATTGACGGGCTGTTCGGCTTGCAAGGCCACGCGCAAGGGCTTCAGGTGCGCCCGCAATTGCCTGCCGACTGGAACGAAGCTAGTGTGACGAGGTTATTCCGCGGAGCAAAGCTGCAGGTAAGCATGAAGCGTGATGCATCCGTTAATGGCGTAGAGGTATATGTAAATGGTGACTTAATTGAAGGCGACGTCATTAAGGATGTGCAAGCCGGAGCGAAATACGAAGTGCTGGTGAAGCTGCCGCTATAG
- a CDS encoding DUF3934 family protein, translating to MSKAKGKGGTGRGTDKKGWNRWQASANKAKNAPKPYKSKGTKNQDGAAASGTQKGEKPSV from the coding sequence TTGAGCAAGGCGAAGGGCAAGGGTGGAACAGGCAGGGGAACGGACAAGAAGGGCTGGAATCGGTGGCAGGCTAGTGCCAATAAAGCCAAAAACGCGCCTAAGCCTTATAAAAGCAAAGGGACTAAAAACCAGGATGGAGCCGCTGCTTCAGGTACTCAAAAAGGCGAGAAACCCAGCGTTTAG
- a CDS encoding OsmC family protein, which produces MANVQTFKATAHLQDGVRVKATARQFELTIDEPKSLGGTDTGMNPVEALLASLGACQSIVARVYAPKFDVKLDDFQVEVEGELDLDGFFNKSEVRPGYSDIRYTFKIKTDSPKEKVEAFVRFLESKCPVGDTIANPVHMKLEQIIIENTKSAAL; this is translated from the coding sequence ATGGCTAATGTTCAAACGTTTAAGGCAACGGCGCATTTACAGGATGGGGTTAGAGTCAAAGCGACAGCTAGACAGTTCGAATTGACGATAGATGAGCCGAAGAGTCTCGGAGGAACGGATACGGGGATGAATCCTGTAGAAGCGCTGCTTGCCTCATTAGGCGCATGCCAGTCTATTGTTGCCCGGGTTTATGCTCCCAAGTTTGATGTAAAGCTTGACGATTTCCAAGTTGAGGTTGAAGGCGAGCTTGATCTCGATGGTTTTTTCAATAAAAGCGAGGTTCGCCCTGGCTATTCCGACATCCGCTATACGTTCAAGATCAAAACAGATTCGCCCAAGGAGAAGGTAGAAGCCTTCGTTCGATTTTTGGAGAGCAAATGCCCAGTAGGGGATACGATTGCTAACCCGGTGCATATGAAATTAGAACAGATTATTATTGAAAATACCAAGTCGGCTGCGTTGTAA